The nucleotide window agatctaatatatatatacatatatatatatatataatatttggcGTTAGTTATGCAAGATCCATGCATGTATTAATGACCCAAAATCATCAAGAAGAGCATAGAGATACAACCATGCACGCAACGACAGTTTCAATGACATGCATAAAGAGGTAAATCAAAATTAGAACTGCATTCATACTATTGAAGAACGAATACCAATTCCGAGGCAAAGTCaaataaaacaacaagtaagGATGAGAAGACGCTATAGCTCAGAAAAACCATTATAAATACATGGGTGATCACCATGACTTTTGCAACAAAGACTTCTACTTCATCTTTAGGTGCTAGCTCTTCCTCTTCACCTCACcggaaaacattaaaaaaaaaaaaatggtaggaATCCAAGCCATTCAAAGGCCGGAGAAGCCTCTTGGTCCGGCTGCCATCCTTGCCCTCGCCACTGCCAATCCATCCAACGTGGTCGACCAAAGCACCTTCGCCGACTACTACTTCCGCATCACcaaaaatgaagataaactaGCTCTCAAAGAGAAGTTCCAACGCATTTGTAAATTCATCTTACCTCTTAATTCTAAATTTACctatgataatattattatttgaacaAATACTTATATATTCAAGTTTGAATTCACTACTATATTTTCAGCCGCCAAGACAACTGTGAGGAAGAGACATATCCATCTAACTGAAGAAATACTAAAAGAAAACCCAAACATGTGCGAGTACATGGCACCATCACTGGACGCACGACAGGGGATACTAATCTCCGCCGTGCCTAACCTCGCCAGAGATGCTGCCGAGAAAGCACTAAACGAATGGGGCCAGCCACGAGATGGAATCACACACATGATCTTCTGTACCATGACCGGTGCTGACATGCCCGGGGCTGACTACAGACTGCTCAAGCTCCTCGATCTCAAACCCAATGTAAAACGTCTCATGTTCTACCACCTCGGGTGCTACGCCGGCGGCACAGCCCTCCGTGTAGCAAAAGACCTCGCTGAAAACAACAAGAACGCCCGTGTGCTCGTTGTATGCACAGAGATCAGTGTTCACAATTTCCGTGGCCCTGAAGAGACCAATTACCATAACCTCTGCGGACAAGCTATTTTCGGTGACGGCGCAGCTGCACTGATTATCGGAGCTGATCCGGTCATTCCTGTAGAAAAACCTTTGTATGAAATAGTATCAGCTATGCAGGTTATACTCCCCGGGAGCGAAGGCGCTGTTGAAGGACATCTAAAAGAAGTTGGCCTGACTTTTCATTCGACTTCACGATTGCCGGATATCATAGCAAAGAACTTAGAGCCAAGCTTGAAGGAAGCTTTTAAACCGTTGGGGATCTCTGACTGGAATGAGCTGTTCTGGTTGGCTCATCCAGGAGGGCCGGGCGTGCTGGATAGAGTGGCGGCAGAGCTCAGGTTGGGACCGAACAAGCTTGATGATTCCAGGCATGTGCTGAGAGAGTATGGGAACATGTCAAGCACCACCGTGTTGTTTATTATGGATGAGATGAGACGACGATCGGTGGCGGAGAAGAAGGAGACTACCGGAGATGGGCTTGAGTGGGGAGTTCTTTATGGGTTTGGTCCTGGACTCACAGTGGAGATGGTGGTGCTGCATGGTCTTCCTATTtgattgattagggtttttgcatGGGATGATGCATGCTTGCATGTGggtttgttttatcttttattttatttatagctGTTAATTATGGGTTTGTCTCTTtggctttttttatttatttattgaaagtGTAATACATAATATACAC belongs to Dioscorea cayenensis subsp. rotundata cultivar TDr96_F1 chromosome 17, TDr96_F1_v2_PseudoChromosome.rev07_lg8_w22 25.fasta, whole genome shotgun sequence and includes:
- the LOC120280407 gene encoding chalcone synthase-like: MVGIQAIQRPEKPLGPAAILALATANPSNVVDQSTFADYYFRITKNEDKLALKEKFQRISAKTTVRKRHIHLTEEILKENPNMCEYMAPSLDARQGILISAVPNLARDAAEKALNEWGQPRDGITHMIFCTMTGADMPGADYRLLKLLDLKPNVKRLMFYHLGCYAGGTALRVAKDLAENNKNARVLVVCTEISVHNFRGPEETNYHNLCGQAIFGDGAAALIIGADPVIPVEKPLYEIVSAMQVILPGSEGAVEGHLKEVGLTFHSTSRLPDIIAKNLEPSLKEAFKPLGISDWNELFWLAHPGGPGVLDRVAAELRLGPNKLDDSRHVLREYGNMSSTTVLFIMDEMRRRSVAEKKETTGDGLEWGVLYGFGPGLTVEMVVLHGLPI